A genome region from Macrotis lagotis isolate mMagLag1 chromosome 4, bilby.v1.9.chrom.fasta, whole genome shotgun sequence includes the following:
- the NPS gene encoding neuropeptide S — MTSSLRLNLFLVLWISSMQILCCHPISSSMMSEKSDYFLILLNSCLAAVDRSEELAFLKPFFMKNVMKRSFRNGVGTGMKKTSFRRAKS; from the exons ATGACCAG ctCATTGAGACTgaatctttttctggttctgtggATTTCTTCCATGCAGATTCTATGCTGCCACCCAATTTCCTCCTCCATG ATGTCTGAAAAATCTGATTACTTTCTTATCCTACTGAATAGCTGCTTAGCTGCAGTGGACAGGAGTGAAGAGCTGGCTTTTCTAAAGCCATTTTTCATGAAGAATGTCATGAAAAGGTCCTTCCGCAATGGAGTTGGAACAGGAATGAAAAAAACTTCCTTTCGAAGAGCAAAATCATGA